DNA sequence from the Phoenix dactylifera cultivar Barhee BC4 chromosome 13, palm_55x_up_171113_PBpolish2nd_filt_p, whole genome shotgun sequence genome:
CGACGTGTccgtatttttttaatttcttggaGCAAAGGGCTCCACGTGCCCGTTGCAGGTTGCGTTTTTGGGGTGTTTAAAACCGTGATTATTCTAAAAGCATCAGCGCGATTCGCGCCTGTGAAGCGCGGTACCTCCTCGAGCGAGCTACGGAGCTAGTCAAAAGGAGAGGGAGTGGTGGGGCAGGCCTTTTTTAACTCTTAACCACCACCACCAGCAGCAGCCAGCCAGCCATGTGAGAGGAATTATTGGTCGGATGGGGCTGCCCCCGCAACCGAACCAACTCCACGTGCTTCCACTTGCTAGTTCTCACCCACTCCCTTTTCCTGTCCTCTCTATCTTCTTTCACCTCATTACCATTCCAAAGTTTCCTCCTCTCATCCCTGTTTCCCTCGCCAATGCAAACATTTGTACCATTTTGGTTGCTTGATCCATCTtttgttggattttttttttttaaggttatAATGGCTGCTTATACTACTCTAGCTTGAATACAATCAATAGAATCAAAAGACAAAAAATGacaaaacaaaaaaggaaagacCCCTTAGCATATCCAGAAGATTATGTCTGTGCTGAGTAGCAAAGGAGGCGACTCAATCTGCAATCTTGTTCGTCTCACGGTATACATATATAGTCTGAAAAGCCCTGCAGTCGCCCGCCATCCTCTAGATGTCATGCAACAGAGAGTTGTCACCCTTCCTCGGCTCcaccaatcaaatccaatcgaTCACAGTGGTTGAATCTCCCTCAAGCATGATGCACTCTGCCCTTAGCACCCATCTCGCATATTTAATATCTTCCTATGTTGCCCTTAGCTCTGCTTCGATGGCTGTCAGTCCAACCAAGCATCACCCCCCGCAGCAAACAATCTCGAGTCGTGACTCTAGATCATAAAACTCACACCTGCATTGTCTTTAATACCGGATACACTGCTGTCAAAATTCACCTTCAGTATGATGGTGTATCCACACTAATTGGGAATTGAATCACCTTCCTTCATCGGTCATGTTGGTAGGTGAAACAATTGGTTAATGGATGATGCATGCATGCCCGCATACATGCCACTTGGTCCGTCATTATTGAACCATTGGACAATTATTTTGGATATATGTATTCGATTCATGTCAAAGGCCCATAAGCATGCTTACATCTTATTAATCCTTATCATGTCCTTGCGTGGCAAGCAAGTGATTAGAGGAGCACGGTGCAGGGGCAAGGAGGAATATGATTGGGAATGTGGGATAATCATGTCTAAATAGTTTTTCGAAATATTCCAATTTGCCTTTATCAATCTTAAGCTTTCATGCATATCAGCCATCTCATAATTATGATGAGTTCAGCCAAGCTATTAAATCACAAAACAAGAATATAGGTTCGTTGCTTTTGGTGTTGTGGCGTCAAGATCACGCGGCTTCTTTCCATGCGGTAATGACCCTAAACATGCCATATTTTGTCGCGTCTAGTTGTTTCATTCCTTTAATCAACCTTCCCTCTTGCTTTTCTCCTTGCTTTAATCATAGGATAGGAACAACATCTTCTGCCTGTAGCCCTAAGTTTTTCACTGCACACCCCTCATGATCCTCTCTAGTCAAGAGCCAAGTGGAATTGGGTTGCATCTTTCGCACAAAGAATGATCGATCTTTCTTTCATAATGTTGACTAATAAATTGatcgatcttttttttttataatatcgaCTAATAGATTGCAatagcacagatctcaaagtattttaaatttttttatagtcTATATATAGATttgatccaacggtggattcgTGCGAGAGAAAATGAATCGCTCTTTTGTACGAAAGGTAGAACCCTGTTTGGGTTAGGATAGctctctcttccctcttttccatTTCTAGCATCATTTCCTTAACTAACTCCAGTCTTCCCGTCGTCTAATCCAAGGACGGAGAGCACAACAATGTCAACTTCACCGGTCGCGGGTCACATGAAGTGCAGTGTGACGTGATGGGAAACAACTGAAACCCGTGGTTTCGAGCACTGGCCAATTGGCGATGTGCCCTGGACCCCAAGACAAGGGCTCGTGCAACCCGGGCCCATCTATCTTATCACCTGTGCCGTCATCTAAAATCATCTCCCAACGTCTCTTTTCCTGCTAATTTAACCGATTAAGATAACAAACCAACCGAGTTGTATTTAATTTGGGCTGTTGCTTATCTGAGAGGTGGGTGCCCAACTCAACCAAAGTTCAGACTAATGACACAGGGAGCATGGGGGGCTTCAAACATCATGGGTGGGAGAGCATGCATGTTCCATGATTCTCTATCCTTGGGTGTTCGCCCATGCTTCTTTCATTGCTAAACTTAGATATCGGAGCAAATGATTCGACTTAAACATAATTATCAAACATTTTAACTTTAATGCATCTAGATTTAATTCTCCATAAGTATATTATATGACGAGGTTGGAGGGTATCCCTGAATCCCAGAGCTCAATCCTCACCAATCTCAGACAGCGGAAGCGACTGCTTCTCctcagaggtattgtccgctttgaaagaagtttcatagtctcttcccaacgcacggttttgccccacaaaagatGCCTCTGAAGAGAAAAGGGTAGCCCCTTTCATTTAAGGAACAAATCTCTTCGCTTAGATTCATGATTCGTATGTTTAGAGATGTAACGGATATAGAAAAGTTAGTTTTGATCAGAGTTACGCAGCGGGAGCATGATAGAGTATTAGATAAAGACTTAGTACCCCTATTTGTTTACGAATAAAGGTAGATTAAGTTTCGATGACGAAACTCTTTTTAAAGGGAGGAGATTGTGATGGCTCGGTCAAGGCTCAGTCCGCTTGAACGACCTGACCCGAGCTTGGCTCAGCCCAAGcccataacaaaaaaaaaagggtaaaacaaagaagaagactCTATCGGGAGTCTTCTTCTCTGTCCGACCTCTAATGGGAGTCGACTTCCAAAAGCTAAGGGAGGCTAGCCTCCTCTATATAACCACCCCCACCCTCATTTAGTCCTCCACCTCAAGCTCTAtcctttctttccctctctttttcttccttctttctattGAGTTCACGAGACTCACCAGAAATCATGGTCATCCATGCCTCCAGAGCTGAAGTAACACCGTGatcttcctccccttccctttttcttcttcccacaACTTGAAATCACGGTAGCCGACCGAGAAATCAACCAAAAATCACTCAAAGAAAAGTATCCTATGTTTTTCTCTGTTCtgccttctttttctctttctaacCACCGCCGCTGTCGGCACTCGTCGCTAAAACTCTCGGCCTTTCTCCTGTGTTGACCTTTGGCCGATACAAGAGCTCCAGCCGCCGACGAACTGATTGGGACTCAAGATCGACCGAGCCATGAACCCTTATTCGGCCCTATTTTTGGGCTGATTTTGATGGATCCATCATCTAAGCTATAGTGCATTAGCTTTGAGTTGGATGGGACACCAAAGGTGCTGCAATATTATGTCCTGAGATTAGCTGGAGTAGTTAATGAAAAAGGATAATGTTTCATAGGTATTTGGTGTGCAAATATGACCTAATCTCAAAAGGGACTATATTTGCAGGGATCAACCAACAAAAATACATAACTTTGCGTATGGTTTCTTGTGGGTGGTTTTTATGCCACATCATTAAGTCTAGAAAGGTAAGACTCCCTATGCTATATATTTATCCTTCCAAGCTAGGCTCCGCCTTTTCTTTATGAACATTGGTCAGCACCATCATAGAAAAGTTTTTAGGGTTGTTGTCGTACACTGATGAGCATTCCTAAACTTAATCATCCTTGCCCCATCATCATTGTGTAGGGGTGAAAGTGGATCGGATAATATCCATCCAAATTTGTTTTCGTATCCGAATCTATCCAGATATGGATAAAAATTTGAGCATCTGACTAAAAACATACTATTACTTTCACCATATACTTACTATTTGTTAAGATCTGTATGAGCATTCCTAAAATTTGTTTTCGTATCCGAATCTATTCAGATatgttttgtaatcatattAATTTTTATAGATCACTTGtaaacttttaagaaaaataaatgaccataTAAACATGCTATTAAATAGATTTATCATCCACTTACTAATACCGACTTAGCAAAGTTAATACTTTACTTTTGTGTGAATTGGACGCTGACTGTgatacaaaaagaaaatttagtgTGAATTggagacaaaaaaaaagggcgTAAACTAATACAAGCGAAGTGTTAATTCTTCACTTTCGGACTCTCATGTTCCTCTAAGGAATAATTTGATGTGACAAGGGAGGAGCTaagatgaaaaaaagaaaaggagactcaAAGATGGCCGAAGAAATTAATGGAAGGCGGGAGAAGAGGATCTAGAGAGATGGGTCCACAGAAGAAGAGAATGGATCTCTTGTTAACCACTGGAGTGCAGAAAGGGTATGGGCGGAAAGAGATTTTGCTTCACTTTTtaggatttcttttcttttctttttttttaatagactCGAGATTCTCCGTGTTTTGCACCGTAGGGGAAAAAAATCCTTCTGAGTTTTTTGAACTTTTAatcatttctaaaaaaatacttATGCAATATTTAGACTCCATAAAGTTGCATCATTTCTAATGCATGCAATGTTGGGACTCTTATTAATTTTATCGGAATaccagaaattaaaaaaaaaagttacttcTTATGATTTGCTgtctctaaaatatttttttcttattatgtCTTTCTATTTCGATAACTTTTCAATCCCATAACTTTCCTCGTTCACTGAGTATGGTTATTGTGAGAGAAATTTTGTCGTACAAGCTTATAGCCTAAATTTTGCCAATTACCATctgcatattttttaaaaaactcgGCAATTTCTTTCAACTACGATGCAAAATATGTACCATAGAGTATCCAAACTCCGCAAAAAAAACCCTTTGTTCCTCAGATCCGGTGGCCATTATCCTACTCTCCTTCTTTGTGGACCCATAGGTTCTTCTCTCATCTTCCATTAATTTCATAGTCCCTCTTTCCCCTACCTCCTAAATAGAGTCTCCTCTCCTTTCTTATTTCTTTGCTTGCTTAAGTTCATATTTTGTCCAATTCACACAATTATCACTTCGTATAAAAAATTAACACCAAACTTTCCAAGTCATACGAAAATTTGTTTCAGTACCACACCATTCACACCCTTGTTTGTCCCAACAAAATTTGGCTGCCTTAACCAACTGCTCATCCGATGTTTTGCATGCCATTGTGCCCAAGAGTGATGGAAAGCAGGTTGGACCCATGCCAAGATGTATGTAAAACATAGATCATGCGTGATGCAAATGATCAAAGCTTCAGATACCATGATCTAGAGATGTATTGATACAGATCCAAGGGCTTGTGGCTGACCCAACCCCCTTCTAGAGTCACGCTAAGCCCATCCGGACATGTAATTTTTCTTGCTGATATGGCTGCACATCATGGCTAGTTGCATGCCAGATCAGCATGCACATTCGTAGGGCAAGCAGCCAGTCATTGTGTAGCTTATAAATGCATAGTTATCATCTCTACCAACATTCCAATACGGCAGGATGTTGCTGTGGTTTCACGACCATGATCGCTGGAAGGCATGATATCAAGCAACATGATGACACAGACGCACAAAATAAgagacatcatcatcatcatcatatcTTCTAGCTGAAATTTGCTTTATGAGTTCGCTGGCTAAAGCAAGTTATTTAGTGACTGCTTGCTGCTGCATCTTTTTAAGGAGATGCATTTTTCGCACCGAAAAAGGGGATCACCCACAGGATGATCTTAAGAGAGTCTGTATCCTTGGGATGACCCAAGATGGGGATAGCTAATGCTCTCATGCTCCTACATGACATTCAGAGGATCTTAAGGGAGTATGTATCCCTATGTGCCAAAGCATGCTAGCCGGAAGACAAATAGAGTTGCGGACCAAATTATCAGTTATTTCGATCGCTCTccacaatattttatttttctaattttgtcaAATGTATCCGTACAAGACATGAATGACCCATCCACCTtatcaaaacaaaataaaaaatcatccaccccacagctctcaaagcattccaattttcatcatttatccacttgcatagatctcaaagcaacaaaaaaaaagagtatcaTACAAGTTATCATTAGCAGTAGCAGATGTTAGTGTTCATATATTTACACCCTTAGACAATACCAGAAATATACATTGCTTACACTGCCGCCTTGACCTCATCTGGccctttttatttaaattttgggatatatatatataatttaatctaataaatctGAAAGTTCAAATGATCATTGTTAATGTCAATGTATATCAATGCCTTCTCAACCACAAATTTGtgtataaaatttatgatttgcCTTCAGACACCAAAATAACAGCTATAATAGTCCAGGGCATTATTATAACACATTATTGGAGAAGAGACACAAAGCCTGTTTACAGTAGCACTAATGTGTTTGGAGTTGAAACAGTTAGCATCCATGGCAAGCTCTGACATTCTTGCTTCAAGATGAATTGAAAAGCTGCAGATTCAAGTGTCCATCTTGGCTGCATGACAATTATCTGATTGTGAAAGTGGCTTGATCTAGAGTACAAATGGCATTTGAAGATATTATAATTCACTCTGATAACAATCTTCTGACCCTTCCCATCAATCCATAGCAAAACAGGATTGAACCTTCTATTGTGGCCTACGTATGGGCAAAGAACACTGAAAgcagtttctctttttttttatgtggAGAAAATACAAGCAATTATTTTTAAATGTGATGTTTCCCTGCAATCAAATGATATTACAGAAAAGAACATATTGCATTCCCAGAACATTACAAACTCGTAGTATAAGCTGCATATCAATGCATCATCTTCCTGCATATGTAATGAATTGGTGATGGTACAGCAccgaaatatcattccctagtCAACTGCAAAGCTCGACACACAGGTCGTAAATCTGAGAAGCAGCATCGGTCATGCTAGATAAGTCGAacactttggttttcccatTATCCTGGCATGTCAAATTCAACTTATGCCCACTTTGTGATGTCTGCAGCAAGAATATTTAGTGTTAGAGTTACCGAGCATGTTTGAATATTATTTACCATTTATCCTCCTTGACTTTTGGGCTGTGCCAGTGGCAGGAGATTATCCCCAGGGCCAATAAGCTAGCTAGAGGTGATTACTATGAAATATGCTTTTCAAGCAACGTTTGGAATTGGTGCTGAGACATAGATTCTTAAATCTTTAACAGCAAAGGGGTCAAAGTGCAGGAGCTGGAGATGGTTTGTATCAACAATAGTCACCATATTTTCATGAGAAAAACTCCGGACAGGCACCAAAGATTTTGAAACAAATAAGACCTTTTCTTGAGCAAAGAAACAAATAACACTCTGACACATTCAAGGGAAAAGAACAAGCAGCTTACCAAGCAGGACTTAGATTGTGCCTTGCAACTCCATTTTGAAGTGGGGATACAGCTCAGATAATGGCACCACGAGCAGTGTTCATTTGCATTGACCCCTCTGAATAGCATACCTAGGCCAACGGTGAACCTACAGGATTTCAATTTTCTATTAGGATTTTTATCAGCAGAACACAACACGTGAATGTGCGAATCTCTGCCCGCCacaataaccaaaaaaaaaagagggggaagTGTACATGAAATCTGCATTTTTCAATCCTCTTTCATACCATTTCTAACCAACAAAAAGATTGTTCTCGAGCCATTGTATATTTGTATTTGCTGAGTATTCAGGCATCACAGCCTCCAATTCACTCGATATGCAATAGGGCAAATAGGGACAAATTTATCCCACTACAATATTTATTTTACTTCTCCAAAAGTATGAAACACCCCCATCATCATAGGCCCACACGTAGCAGGCATGATCATTACCACACAAGCAGAGGCTACCATGTACAGCCATATAAAAGGCATAACTTTTCGTGGACAGACCAATATGTAGTGCTGCTGAAGTTTGTTAATTGTTCCTATATTACGAACCAAAAAGTGCTAAGTGATCATGCATTGTGCAACTGCCTTAGAATTGTTTTAGTAGGATATCAGCACCACAACATTTGTGATATAGATAAAAATAATGCTGAACTATTGTACAAGTTATTAAGCACTAGAAGATGGAATGGTCAGTCATGTACTGCAAGGTAGAGcatgaaaaatattaaatattacaAAGTACAcatgaaagagaagaaaacatGTATTTAAAGATAGAAAGTATATTTGTTGACTTACCCTACTATTAGTGCAATAGCTGCAATGATCCATAATACATACTGGTACCTCTTGTGCTTCCGTTTGATTGAACCACTATAATGTCCAAGAGGAGCATTCTTTTGGCTGATATACCCAAACTGAGGGCGAATAAGAATAACAAAACCAAGAAAAAACCCAGTAATAAATCCTCCGACATGAGCAAAGTTGTCGACATGTGGAAGGATCCCAACAGCTAGGTTAATTGCAATGATGATGACAAGGGTCAATAATGCTGCAAACTGACATTCAAAAGACAAGCATTAGATAAATGGACACAAAAGCAACGGACTGAAATGCCATCAAACATGCTACTCCCAAAAGTTATTGGTACTCAGCATACCTTATTTGCATAAATTGTCCAGTTTGTTATCAGTTCTGAAAGCATTGCTCCTAGTAATCCAAAAAGAGCACCAGAAGCTCCAACAGAGATACTTGTTTGGATAAAAAGAGCAGAAAGCAAGCTCCCACCGAAGCCAGCAATGACATATAATGGGCCAATTCTCACTGCAAAAGTGGGGAAGGCTTAGGTTGTCAGAAGATTTATTTTTGCTCACTTTAAGCCACTATAAGGGCAATTCATAGGCAAGCAAAGGCGGAAAGATTCAACAGATGAACAATTATGTATACTCAAAAGGCCAAAGGAACAAATTTTAGGCTAATCATACATTAAGCATGAATCCTTGTGATATTCTATGAACAAAGCTATAATTACAAACATAATGAATTTAATTCTGCTTTGACACATTAGTGACTGCCAAAAGGCAAGCTCAGACAAATTTCAAGCAGAGATAATGTTGCAaactattaaaagaaaaggaaaaaaaaatgaatcaaatgtTGAATTCCGCCAATTGAAACATAGCACAGCAGGGAAATCAGAGAAGGCTTTTCAAGGAAGCATGGAACCATCTAGCTCAGCACAGCTTACCTTTTTAATGTACTAAGCATAAGATCTAAGCTGCTGGTTAATAAACAAGTGGGATCATTATTTGGAACTATTTCACGCATACAGTTTATTGATTAAAAATAACCCTATCAACTGTGTCAACATTGACACAGAAATAGTACAACTTAAAATCTTGAATGTAATGCACAATTGATATACTAAAGCTGATCCTAGATAAGATACGGAAAGGCTCAATCTTTACGGATAGGCATTAATAATTGTCAATCAGAAGTCCAGAAGACTgaaaaaggaatcaaaataaaaatgcaCAATTCAATCTATATGTACTCAGGTTAGCAAACACTGCCATGTCTTTCCATATTTTAGATGAGGAAGATCATGGGCACAGTCCAGGTTGACAACTGCTTGAAGGAAAGGCCAAACAGTGATAACCATAACCAACTTGACTTATCTATTTGTAAGGCATAAATttctgctttcttcttcaacatTTGTTCCTACAAAGGGGGTTCCTGAATTGTCTGACTCCATGCCTAGGAAGGCATCGTCAGTGCAAAGTAtgatgagaactagataaactTAGCTTACATAGGCATTCAAATTGGGAAAAACTTCACTGTCCAGCACTGATCCTGGATGAAATGCGAACCCTAAGCTTGCTCCTAGTTCCATAAATGCAGTGTCAtgtcaaaaaattaaatataagagTCCAATACTTGCAGATATTGTATAACAAGCATTTTAGAAGGCAATGCTATTTAGCATTATTCGCATAATACCCAGCAAATCTAAATGGGCACGAAGGCAGGCGGATATAGAACCAAACATGCAGGTGTATTCAGATTAGTTTTTTATGTCGGCATCCACAGCATATAAACTTTACTGCATACACAGCTACTTATAAGTTTTGCTTTGACTGAAGTGATGATCTTAATGAATGAGGTCAAGCTATAGTTAGTTTGCTGCATACCAAATCCAAATTCTCGCTCAAGTCGAATGCCAATAAATAGGAGACTCAGCATATTGGCAAGTACATGGACGACCCCAGCATGTAACCACATGCATGTGATAAGGCGCCATCCTTGGTTACCGTGAACCACTTTTTCCACATCTAGAGCCCCCATCTTCAGTAGCCTGACAGATTAAAGACATAAAATGTCAGTCAAATCCTCTATTATCCATGAATACACCAGAAAATACCTAGAATTAGATCACTTAATTAGGTGTGTGTGAATCAGAATCAGGGACAACTATTCTTCATGAAGGAAAcggtgaatatttttttttaaaagaaaacatacTAATTCAACAAAGTAGCAACACCAAAACCCGGATTATAAGGTTCTTTGTAACATGACCTTCCAAGTAACTATTGGGCTTTGACTTTGGCAACCCTTATCCATATCTACATAATAAAATATCTCTACTACCTAAAACATCCAAAACAAGAACTTTGAACCTACTAAGCACGAAACTCCGTTGAATCATAAAGTAATAACCCCAAGAAAATGGTACAAATGCCAAAATGCCAAGCGTCTATAAATCCTCGCACAATACTAGTTATAGATTATTAACACAACAAAACACACATTTgatactcttttttttctccattAGAAACATTTTGCGGTTCCAATTGCCGTTGCAGATACTACAAACAAACACATCATGTGCTTTAAAGAAAAATGCTGTACATTTTTCAAATTGGAAAGAAAAATCTTTTTTCCACATTATAATGCAAAAAGGCCAACCATCAGAATCCAGGACTATCATCTAACTACGAACAGATAATAAATTTCTTATGAAAATCCGCTCTTTTAGAACATAATAGAAGATTTACGTGGCGGACGAGGGCCCAAAGAGGGGATTCTCCTTGAGGGGCTGGAACGAGAACCTCCCGAGGAAGTCGAGGACGCAGGACCGAGATTTATCCGGGCAGTCGTTGATGTACATGGTGACCCCGAACACGACGATGTTCGCCACAACGAACAGGGGTACCAGCCACGGGAACCATCTCCGGAACGGCCGGAAATCGTCGCCCCCGCCGCGCCGCGGCGGCGCCGGCGCCGTGGGATTTATCTCAGGTGGACGAATGGTGTTATCCCCTCGCCTCCCGTTACTCCTCGCACCGCCCTCCGAGGAAGCCTCCCTTCCCATCCCccgaattaaaaaataaaacaattatttaATCAAGTGGAGCCAAAAAAATCGAATTTTTCCAACTATATTCGTGAAGTAAATCGCAAGACGGAAAAACTGCCCCCTATGAAGAATCAAAAATGGGAAGGATAGCAAGCGAAGGAATTGAAACAATTGGAGCATAAAAATGGAAGAATTCAGAAGGATCGGAAATGAAAAATAGAAATGAGGGATTCGCGGGGACGGAGGGCAGGGAGAGCGGGAAGTAGGTCGAAACGTAAAGGGGGACGGGCGACAGGTGGGAGAaccgaaaaaaaagaaagcgaaGAGTCGCTTGAGAGAGTACAAGGTTTTGTCGCGCCTTGTTTAGAGGGCGGGCGTCGGGGCACCTCGGCCGAAGGTTTGGCAGGAGTTCGTCCCGCCACAACTAAATTGAACCCTGGCTAACAAACTACTAATAACGGGTATGGGGAAGTTATTTTTGGGTGTTTCGCCTTCGACTGCAACACCCAAATCCAGCGGTAGACTTGTAACAGTACTCGTCCAAAATATGGTTCTATAACATTTAGTACCCTTTCCCTATTTTTTAACAACAAGATGATTACAAAACCAGAAAATCTACCtgaaattattataataattatataagGTGCAGGATGTGTTGTTGGTGAAGGATAGAGTGCCGTATGGCTCTTGAAGGCAAAAGAACAAGCATGCTTTAATGATAGATGAAGAGTTTGCCAAATTAAAAGGATAACGCGGTTATAGCTGATCTTCATCTCGAACTTGATGAGTTGGTTTATCAGTGTTTCTTTGATAACGACTGCCGGAGGATTGTAGGATAAGTTCAAAAGCATGCGTGTGAAAAGATCCATGTCACTttcgatttttctttgaatcgatttaatataattattagccGGCTAGCAGCAGCCGAGGCCATGATCAATAGCCAAAAAAAATAACTATATTGCTTAGCTTGATTTCCAAGATTTGTGAGATAGTCTAATTGCTAACTTTAGTTGTGCGACAACTCTTAGCATAGACTCGATGATGTTAGTATTACTCACTGAGAAGTCAATAAAAAATGATCAGATGGGTTCTTCAAGTGGCATATTGTTAACAAGAGAGAGATAACTAAAGAAAGGATATAACAATATACGGTCTAAGATTCAAGTCTAGAAATAAGACCAAAATGCAGTGTTATCACATAAGGATTATATGATTATATCCACAGCATACATCGAAGCAAAAGAAGGCCGATGGATGATAGTGATGTTGGATAAGCTATTATAGTTTCTGAAAGTATaaccactttcagtggtatttGGATTTTGGATTTTAGTAGTTCTTGCCATATTTGCTTCAGAAGCGATTGATTTGATAGTCTGAAATCGGTGGATAAACGATAGTCACGGTGGTGGTTTGGTAGAGATGACGACGGTAATGGTGGTGGCTATGTAGTGGAAGCGGTTAGAATGGCGGTGATAATGTAATAGCAATAATAATGGCGGCGCTAAATGTATTGGTGATATGATAGGGTCGATGAGGATAACAATAGTGACCGGGTAAAGACTATGATAGTGATAGGGGTCTAGTGTGGTAATGACAAAGATAACAATTGTGGTGGTAGAGGTAGAGATCAAAATATGAGTTTTTTTATCTTTCAGAATATTGAAagtaattatttattaattttattttttagaaaataatggaagtaatatttaaaaataaaaaataaataatagcaccaaacatattttttatcttgaactttgtaattttattttaaaaatagaatCAAAACTTTACAAATTATTAAATTAACAATGGCAAATAAATCATCTCGGTAGTGGTAGCACGAGCACCGATAATTTGGTGGAGATGATGAAAATTGTAGCAATTGAGTGGAGGTGATAGCAACAACAGTGATGGCAATAATAACAATGGTGAATGTTGATGATATGATGACAGTGACGACGATGATGGTGGTGTTGTGGTATAGATGCCAATAATGATATAAAGGCTGAGTTGCAATAGTGAAAGTAGCAATTATAGTGGTGGCAGAGGAAGAGCATTGGTAGTGATGATAAGAAACTCATGGAGATGATAAAAAATATAAGTTTTTTTGTTTGTGAatagtaaataaaaataatacaaaaatacTTTTATCAAATTATGGTCCTGGCCTatagtaaataaaaataatatgaagAAAATTTTATCAAATTATGGTCCCGGTGAGCCAACGATCTACCAACCGAACTATGAGACTGATTagtaattattatataatattatttggttagtaattattatatatgtttataatgtataatatatagtatattataatattatatatgacaatatatattattataaatatttatataatatattctaATATATGTTATTAGTATATTAGATTATGTATCATAATATatattgtaatatat
Encoded proteins:
- the LOC103714383 gene encoding RHOMBOID-like protein 2, producing MGREASSEGGARSNGRRGDNTIRPPEINPTAPAPPRRGGGDDFRPFRRWFPWLVPLFVVANIVVFGVTMYINDCPDKSRSCVLDFLGRFSFQPLKENPLFGPSSATLLKMGALDVEKVVHGNQGWRLITCMWLHAGVVHVLANMLSLLFIGIRLEREFGFVRIGPLYVIAGFGGSLLSALFIQTSISVGASGALFGLLGAMLSELITNWTIYANKFAALLTLVIIIAINLAVGILPHVDNFAHVGGFITGFFLGFVILIRPQFGYISQKNAPLGHYSGSIKRKHKRYQYVLWIIAAIALIVGFTVGLGMLFRGVNANEHCSWCHYLSCIPTSKWSCKAQSKSCLTSQSGHKLNLTCQDNGKTKVFDLSSMTDAASQIYDLCVELCS